The following proteins are encoded in a genomic region of Oncorhynchus keta strain PuntledgeMale-10-30-2019 chromosome 8, Oket_V2, whole genome shotgun sequence:
- the LOC118387038 gene encoding cytochrome P450 2K6-like, with protein sequence MSVLELFSLSGMTVMFLTLNLIILIFIINRNTNPKNFPPGPRGLPLLGNTFNLDLKRPYQTMVEMKDNFGPVFSIQMGLRKIVVLCGYEMVKEALVTQADQFAERPDIPLFKQITRGNGIIFGHGDSWRTIRRFTLAVLRDLGMGKRNIEEKIIKESENLVNSFAAHNGDGFQTTIPLNAAASNIIVSLIMGHRMEYDDPIFIKLLEMNYESFRLASSPFIQLYNMYPVIHPLPGPHHRVLAYQDNLKAFFRKIFIQHRQILDENDSRSYIDAFLNKQQKEKDNPSSHFHESNLLCSVTNMFVAGTETTSSTLAWALVIMIKYPEIQSKVHEEIDKVISGSTPRIQHRQMMPFTDAVIHETQRFADILPMGLPHETTADVSLKGFFIPKGTYIIPLLRSVHRDKAHWEKPDDFYPHHFLNVDDKFVKREAFMPFSAGRRVCVGETLARMELFLFYTSLMQHFSFLPPIGMTADDVDLSTCGGLGLAAPPIKVRALPRFHDP encoded by the exons ATGTCTGTTCTAGAATTATTTTCACTAAGTGGCATGACCGTTATGTTTCTTACCCTGAATTTAATCATCCTCATTTTCATCATCAATCGAAACACAAACCCTAAGAATTTCCCTCCAGGCCCCAGAGGTCTACCGCTGCTGGGGAACACCTTCAACCTGGACCTGAAGAGACCCTACCAAACCATGGTGGAG ATGAAGGACAACTTTGGACCCGTGTTCAGCATTCAGATGGGCTTGCGTAAGATCGTGGTTCTGTGTGGCTATGAGATGGTGAAGGAGGCCTTGGTCACTCAGGCTGATCAATTTGCTGAGCGGCCAGACATCCCACTATTCAAACAGATCACCAGAGGAAACG GAATCATATTCGGCCATGGGGACTCCTGGAGGACCATTCGGAGGTTCACTCTGGCGGTGCTCAGGGATTTGGGAATGGGAAAGAGGAACATCGAGGAGAAAATCATCAAAGAGTCAGAAAACCTTGTAAATAGCTTTGCAGCTCATAACG GTGATGGCTTCCAGACCACCATTCCTCTGAACGCGGCAGCGTCCAACATCATCGTCTCTCTGATCATGGGCCACAGGATGGAGTATGATGACCCGATCTTTATTAAGCTCTTGGAAATGAACTACGAAAGCTTCAGGCTGGCCAGTTCACCGTTCATTCAG CTGTACAACATGTACCCAGTGATCCACCCGCTACCAGGGCCTCACCACAGAGTGCTGGCATACCAGGACAACCTGAAGGCCTTCTTCAGGAAGATTTTCATCCAGCACAGACAGATCCTGGATGAGAACGACTCCCGTAGCTACATCGACGCATTCCTCAACAAGCAGCAGAAG GAAAAGGATAATCCCTCTTCCCACTTCCACGAGTCGAACCTCCTGTGTTCCGTCACCAACATGTTTGTGGCTGGGACGGAAACCACCTCCAGCACCCTGGCCTGGGCCCTGGTCATCATGATCAAGTATCCTGAAATACAGA GTAAGGTCCATGAGGAGATAGACAAGGTGATTAGTGGTTCCACGCCAAGGATCCAGCACAGGCAGATGATGCCCTTCACCGACGCAGTGATCCACGAGACCCAGAGGTTCGCTGACATCCTGCCCATGGGCCTGCCCCACGAGACCACAGCCGACGTCAGCCTCAAAGGCTTCTTCATACCTAAG GGGACCTACATTATCCCACTGCTGAGGTCAGTGCACCGTGATAAGGCTCACTGGGAGAAGCCGGATGATTTTTACCCTCACCACTTTCTCAACGTCGACGACAAGTTTGTCAAGAGGGAGGCTTTCATGCCCTTCTCCGCAG GTCGTAGAGTGTGTGTCGGCGAGACTCTGGCCCGCATGGAGCTCTTCCTCTTCTACACCTCCCTCATGCAGCATTTTTCCTTCCTCCCCCCCATCGGGATGACTGCTGACGACGTGGACCTCTCCACCTGTGGGGGCCTGGGCCTCGCCGCCCCACCCATCAAAGTACGGGCCCTGCCTCGTTTCCATGACCCCTAG
- the si:dkey-119f1.1 gene encoding structural maintenance of chromosomes protein 6-like isoform X2, whose translation MSKRKSNSIGESPHKRVRPTEVHDEDNETVGEVGIVESISLKNFMCHSLLGPFAFGSNVNFVVGNNGSGKSAVLTALMVGLGGKATTTNRGSSLKGFVKEGESSADVSITLRNKGRDAYKPEVFGQAIIVDLKITREGMRTYKLKSKAGHLVSVKKDELLAILDHFNIQVDNPVSMLTQEMSKHFLHSKGEGDKYRFFMKATQLEQMKEDYTYIITTKNVTLDTVEKHEECLEGLKRKYLEKEDRVKSLASLDDMHSKLEELKNQMAWALVSEMEKEVKPMREKLQSEERSTIKYDQKVDEWKAKVVEAEKKYKGIREQLEAITVRVQQLDPQSAELKNEAQSRSKAFNTAQASVHRFKTNLRDLEKDKDQLSRRINELKLSISQTSGAETQVRVERMEKLQTDLDTLNFQDSTLGQQMEQFQQAVSRAKDELEKMMREEEDLKRSMEAIRRKLQTMEGSRSDRLRRFGEKMPALLAAIEDADRKGQFRKKPVGPLGYCIRLKDHEQALAVEKCLGSLMVAFTCDNHEDEKLLQGLMRGYYQGGRRPQIITCQFFNRVHDTSRRAVNHPDYPSVLQSLEIEDPVVANCLIDQRGIETILLIKSPAEARRVMQGRQPPRNCYQAFTKEGDQCYNNRYYSNDQRRCDYLSRDVEEEIRQLQEEMWNKEAHLDRFSQQKQRVEEDIRNNNSLLKRAYDDRKRAKDKFRRLQQEISDLQNVEEPQSEDLKPLEEELEEINNKISAGRSESEEARRKMAQLKASWEEVEQRYRQHKDSISTVAEEAEPIKEELSKSDQDVEKSKHHKKHYEDKRKVHINTIQALKASLDLKEQELTASVVKATEICPERSEVRRTARSLDSEISRLKLKISTQQDQQGDREEVIRQYQEALENYSNINQQVKCLKRFIQVLCKIMDDRHRVYTELRRFLSVRCKMYFDSMLSQRGYIGKMMFEHKNETLSISVQPGVGDKAALSDMRSLSGGERSFSTVCFVLSLWAIAEAPFRALDEFDVYMDMVNRRISMDMMLKIASSQRYRQFIFLTPQSMSSLPVNNLIRILRLKDPDRGQTALPFGQRNEEEEEEE comes from the exons TTCAGCTGACGTCTCCATAACACTGCGTAACAAGGGCAGGGATGCCTACAAGCCAGAAGTGTTCGGCCAGGCTATCATAGTAGACCTCAAGATAACCCGTGAGGGCATGAGGACCTACAAGCTCAAGAGCAAAGCAG GTCATCTTGTGTCTGTGAAGAAGGATGAACTTTTGGCCATTCTGGATCACTTTAACATCCAG GTGGATAACCCTGTATCTATGCTAACTCAAGAGATGAGCAAGCACTTTCTGCACTCCAAAGGAGAAGGGGATAAGTACAGA TTCTTTATGAAAGCCACACAGCTTGAGCAGATGAAAGAGGATTACACCTATATCATAACGACTAAAAATGTCACTCTAGACACTGTGGAGAAACACGAGGAG TGTCTGGAGGGGTTAAAGAGGAAGTACCTGGAGAAAGAGGACCGGGTCAAAAGCCTGGCCTCGCTGGACGACATGCACAGTAAACTGGAGGAGTTGAAGAATCAGATGGCTTGGGCTCTG GTGtctgagatggagaaagaggtgAAGCCCATGAGAGAGAAGCTCCAATCAGAGGAGAGGTCCACCATCAAATATGACCAGAAAGTAGACGAGTGGAAG GCCAAGGTGGTGGAGGCGGAGAAGAAGTACAAGGGTATCCGGGAGCAACTGGAGGCCATCACTGTGAGAGTGCAGCAGCTTGATCCACAGAGTGCTGAGCTGAAGAACGAGGCTCAGAGCAGAAGCAAGGCCTTCAACACAGCCCAG GCCAGTGTACACAGATTCAAGACCAACCTGAGAGACCTGGAGAAGGACAAGGATCAGCTCTCCAGGAGAATTAATGAACTCAAGTTGAG TATCAGCCAGACGTCTGGTGCGGAGACCCAGGTGCGTGTTGAGCGCATGGAGAAGCTGCAGACAGACCTGGACACTCTGAACTTCCAGGACTCTACCCTAGGTCAGCAGATGGAACAGTTCCAGCAGGCTGTGTCCCGGGCCAAGGACGAGCTGGAAAAGATGAT gcGAGAGGAGGAGGATCTGAAGAGGTCTATGGAGGCCATCAGGAGGAAGTTGCAGACCATGGAGGGCAGCCGTTCCGACCGCCTGCGCCGCTTCGGGGAGAAGATGCCCGCGCTGCTCGCCGCCATCGAGGACGCCGACAGGAAGGGCCAGTTCAGGAAGAAACCAGTGGGGCCGCTGG GGTACTGTATCCGTCTGAAGGACCATGAGCAGGCCCTGGCCGTGGAGAAATGTCTTGGGAGCCTGATGGTGGCCTTCACCTGTGACAACCACGAGGATGAGAAGTTGCTGCAGGGCCTTATGAGAGGGTACTACCAGGGGGGTAGGAGACCCCAGATCATCACCTGCCAGTTCTTCAACAGGGTCCATGACACCAGTAGGCG ggctgtGAACCACCCTGACTACCCGTCAGTCCTACAGTCTCTGGAGATCGAGGACCCAGTGGTTGCCAACTGCCTCATCGACCAGAGGGGCATAGAGACCATTCTGCTCATCAAG AGTCCTGCAGAGGCCCGCAGAGTGATGCAGGGCAGGCAGCCCCCTAGAAACTGCTACCAGGCCTTCACCAAGGAGGGAGACCAGTGCTACAACAACCGCTACTACTCCAACGACCAGAGGAGGTGTGACTACCTTAGCAGAGACGTAGAGGAGGAGAtcag GCAGTTGCAGGAAGAGATGTGGAACAAGGAGGCCCACTTGGATCGGTTCAGCCAGCAGAagcagagggtggaggaggacaTCAGAAACAACAACAGTCTCCTGAAGAGGGCATACGACGACAGGAAGAGGGCCAAG GATAAGTTCAGGAGGCTGCAGCAGGAGATCAGTGACCTGCAGAACGTGGAGGAACCCCAGTCGGAGGACCTCAAGCCTCTG gaggaggagctggaggagatcAACAATAAGATTTCAGCAGGTCGTTCGGAGAGCGAGGAGGCCCGTAGAAAGATGGCCCAGCTGAAGGCTTCCTGGGAGGAGGTGGAGCAGAGGTACCGCCAGCACAAAGACTCCATCAGCACTGTGGCCGAGGAGGCCGAACCCATCAAG GAGGAGCTGAGTAAGAGCGACCAGGATGTGGAGAAGAGCAAGCACCATAAGAAACACTACGAGGACAAACGCAAGGTCCACATCAACACCATACAGGCCCTGAAGGCCAGCCTGGATCTCAAGGAGCAGGAGCTCACG GCTTCTGTAGTGAAGGCCACAGAGATCTGTCCAGAGCGGTCCGAGGTGCGCCGGACAGCCAGGAGTCTGGACAGCGAGATCAGCCGTCTGAAGCTGAAGATCAGCACCCAGCAGGACCAGCAGGGCGACCGCGAAGAGGTCATCAG GCAATACCAAGAGGCCCTTGAGAACTACAGTAACATTAACCAGCAGGTGAAGTGCCTCAAGCGCTTCATCCAGGTCCTGTGTAAGATCATGGACGATAGACACCGAGTCTACACAGAGCTGCGGAG GTTTCTCTCAGTGCGTTGCAAGATGTACTTTGACTCCATGCTGTCACAGAGAGGCTATATAGGGAAGATGATGTTCGAGCACAAGAACGAAACCCTATCCATCTCA gtcCAGCCAGGTGTGGGGGATAAGGCTGCTCTGAGTGACATGCGCTCTCTGTCTGGAGGAGAGCGCTCGTTCTCCACTGTCtgtttcgttctctctctctgggccatTGCTGAGGCCCCCTTCCGAGCCCTCGATGAGTTTGACGTCTACATG GACATGGTGAACCGAAGGATATCCATGGACATGATGTTGAAAATCGCTTCTAGCCAACGTTACCGACAGTTCATATTCCTCACCCCACAGAGCATGAG CTCTCTCCCAGTCAATAACCTGATCCGGATCCTGCGGCTGAAAGACCCGGACCGTGGCCAGACGGCTCTTCCCTTTGGACAGAGgaatgaggaagaggaagaggaggagtga
- the si:dkey-126g1.9 gene encoding uncharacterized protein C1orf115 homolog: MKPKSLVLRLFNNTESLGERQVEKGARYHRQVDCSDQHETPGPQVEDGGTKKEKCTTEIHLAFLPERYEPLVEEDEGRQRAKEEKKNKKKKKYKKVKKNVGKALRYSWKCLMLGLHSMAAGYSTPLTAAATLVPEFHAGRDRG, encoded by the exons ATGAAGCCCAAATCTCTCGTATTGAGGTTATTTAATAATACTGAGTCCTTAGGTGAGAGGCAAGTGGAGAAAGGAGCCAGGTATCACCGACAAGTAGACTGTTCGGACCAACATGAGACCCCCGGCCCCCAGGTAGAGGATGGGGGGACAAAGAAAGAGAAGTGCACCACTGAGATCCATTTAGCCTTTTTACCGGAGAGGTACGAGCCCCTAGtcgaagaggatgaaggaaggcAAAGAGCGAaagaagaaaagaaaaacaagaagaaaaaaaaatacaagaAAGTCAAGAAG AATGTGGGCAAGGCCCTTCGCTACAGCTGGAAGTGTTTGATGCTTGGTCTTCACAGTATGGCAGCAGGCTATTCCACCCCACTCACTGCCGCTGCTACCCTCGTTCCAGAGTTTCATGCGGGCAGGGACAGGGGCTGA